In Thalassotalea sp. Sam97, a single window of DNA contains:
- a CDS encoding VOC family protein: MSAIEGIGQIAITTDNLKRSKQFYTQVLGLPLLFDVGEHLSFLQCGDIRLMLTTLQGDKAEHHTSVIYYKVADIEQMFINLNAKQVVIEREPALAATLDDHQLWLGFIRDPDNHLVGIMAEKPLKYGA; this comes from the coding sequence GTGTCTGCAATAGAAGGTATTGGTCAGATTGCAATAACAACGGATAACCTCAAACGTAGCAAGCAGTTTTATACACAAGTCTTAGGTTTGCCATTACTGTTTGATGTGGGCGAGCATTTATCATTTTTACAATGTGGTGATATCCGCCTGATGCTCACAACTTTGCAGGGTGATAAAGCCGAACATCACACATCGGTTATTTATTATAAAGTCGCTGATATAGAGCAAATGTTTATCAACTTAAACGCTAAACAGGTGGTTATTGAGCGTGAGCCCGCTCTGGCGGCGACATTAGACGATCATCAGTTATGGTTAGGCTTTATCCGCGACCCAGATAATCACTTAGTGGGAATTATGGCGGAAAAGCCTTTAAAATACGGTGCTTAA